A single Nostoc sp. PCC 7107 DNA region contains:
- a CDS encoding DUF29 domain-containing protein: protein MTAPQPTIVTNSHLYEQDFYLWIETTAQQLKEGRFSEVDLENLVEEIESMGRSERRALESNLVILLMHLLKYKYQPEKRTNSWLSTIFEHRRRLNKNLQDSPSLKKYFAESFMECYQDARQLAALETGLTLDTFPVESFLTVNECLNQEFLPD from the coding sequence ATGACAGCACCTCAACCAACGATTGTTACAAACTCTCATCTTTACGAGCAAGATTTTTATCTGTGGATAGAGACAACGGCTCAACAATTAAAAGAAGGGAGATTTTCTGAGGTTGATTTAGAAAATCTGGTTGAAGAAATTGAAAGCATGGGGAGAAGTGAAAGAAGAGCTTTAGAAAGCAATTTGGTGATTTTATTAATGCACCTATTAAAATACAAATATCAGCCAGAAAAACGTACTAATAGTTGGCTTTCTACTATCTTTGAACATCGACGCAGACTAAATAAAAATTTGCAAGATAGCCCAAGTTTAAAAAAATACTTTGCTGAAAGCTTTATGGAATGTTATCAGGATGCGCGTCAGTTAGCGGCTTTAGAAACTGGATTAACTCTTGATACTTTCCCTGTGGAGTCTTTTTTAACTGTGAATGAATGTTTGAATCAAGAATTTTTACCTGATTAG
- a CDS encoding XisI protein: MDKLKKYQQIIQQLLQEYAAISNQEPEIETQLIFDTEHHHYQLVNVGWKNDRRIYGCFIHLDIKDGKVWLQHNGTENEVGEDLANLGIPKQDIVIGFHSPFKRQFTDYAVG; encoded by the coding sequence ATGGATAAACTAAAAAAATATCAACAAATAATTCAGCAACTTCTGCAAGAATATGCTGCAATTTCTAATCAAGAACCAGAAATTGAAACCCAACTAATTTTCGACACAGAACATCACCACTATCAACTTGTAAATGTCGGCTGGAAAAATGACCGTCGTATTTATGGTTGTTTCATACATCTAGACATCAAAGATGGTAAAGTTTGGCTGCAACACAATGGAACCGAAAATGAAGTCGGAGAAGATTTAGCAAATTTAGGTATCCCCAAACAGGATATTGTCATCGGCTTTCATTCCCCATTTAAACGCCAATTTACAGATTATGCTGTAGGTTAA
- a CDS encoding glycosyltransferase family 4 protein: protein MKRLLFITERFTPDLGGLARSATRLVTTLCQLGVEVDVVTWSRYLQPGEVLPPETVNAKSRVYRIGLYRHWNMTMPHTLNVLEWLHSCYQYDAVWGHYLFPSGFLATWFAGMQGIASTVSARGNDIDKEMFPPGDFSRLQWTLQHTQVITAVSAEMAGKIRLLSGRDDVLVVKNAVDTEIFTPVIGEISRESLGIAPEEVVLGFCGELREKKGQQFLLNALTTVRNQRSACLLIIGEVRVNQESVLQFYATQQPENAQRIIITGHLPDTQAVAAHLNLCGVYLQPSLWEGMPNALLEAMACGCCCIASDAGGIPEVIIHGESGFILPRSQLHKLGEAVLECLAMPSTMKSQLTQAARDRILTEYSIAQEQQRLQTVIELLMPNSV, encoded by the coding sequence ATGAAACGGTTGCTTTTCATTACAGAAAGATTTACCCCAGATTTGGGGGGGTTGGCGCGGAGTGCGACACGGCTAGTAACTACACTTTGTCAGTTGGGTGTAGAAGTTGATGTGGTGACATGGAGTCGTTATCTACAACCAGGGGAAGTTTTACCACCGGAAACTGTAAATGCAAAGTCGCGTGTTTATCGTATCGGGCTATACCGTCACTGGAATATGACTATGCCCCATACTTTAAATGTACTGGAATGGTTGCATTCTTGTTATCAGTATGATGCAGTGTGGGGACATTATTTGTTTCCTAGCGGTTTTTTGGCTACTTGGTTCGCGGGAATGCAAGGAATAGCCAGCACTGTCAGCGCCCGTGGTAATGATATTGATAAGGAAATGTTTCCCCCCGGAGATTTTTCCCGCCTGCAATGGACACTACAACACACTCAAGTAATTACGGCGGTGAGTGCTGAGATGGCTGGCAAAATTAGGTTATTGAGTGGTAGAGATGATGTATTGGTAGTGAAAAACGCGGTAGACACAGAAATTTTTACCCCTGTAATAGGTGAAATTAGCCGGGAATCTTTAGGAATTGCGCCAGAGGAAGTAGTACTAGGGTTTTGTGGAGAATTACGGGAAAAGAAAGGACAGCAGTTCTTGTTGAATGCTTTGACAACAGTAAGAAATCAGCGTTCTGCTTGTTTATTGATTATCGGTGAAGTGCGGGTTAATCAGGAATCTGTGTTGCAATTTTATGCTACGCAGCAACCAGAAAATGCCCAACGGATTATTATTACGGGACATTTACCTGATACCCAAGCCGTTGCAGCACATTTAAATCTGTGTGGTGTGTATCTCCAGCCTTCACTGTGGGAAGGAATGCCAAATGCACTATTAGAAGCAATGGCTTGTGGTTGTTGCTGTATTGCTAGTGATGCGGGGGGTATTCCTGAAGTGATTATACATGGTGAGAGTGGTTTTATCCTGCCGCGATCGCAACTGCATAAGTTAGGTGAAGCTGTCTTAGAATGTTTGGCAATGCCCAGCACAATGAAATCTCAACTTACTCAAGCTGCACGCGATCGCATTCTCACAGAATATTCTATCGCTCAAGAACAGCAGCGACTTCAAACTGTGATTGAACTTTTGATGCCTAATTCTGTATAA
- a CDS encoding type II toxin-antitoxin system HigA family antitoxin: MNLTFNPENYALLLAKYQSKVITNDAENEQAIIIAQELAHRTNRTSEESALYDLLIALIEKYENETYPMGETTPLSMLLHLIEARNFKPTDLIGVIGSSIVVSEIINGKQQISKAQAKALGEFFQIDAELFID, from the coding sequence ATGAACCTTACTTTTAATCCAGAAAATTACGCACTTTTACTAGCTAAGTATCAATCAAAAGTAATTACAAATGACGCAGAAAACGAACAAGCAATAATTATAGCCCAAGAACTCGCACACCGAACAAACCGAACATCTGAAGAATCGGCTTTATATGACTTATTGATTGCTTTAATAGAAAAATATGAAAATGAAACATACCCAATGGGTGAGACAACCCCATTATCGATGCTTCTGCATTTAATCGAAGCTCGAAATTTCAAACCAACTGATTTAATTGGTGTAATTGGTTCGAGTATTGTTGTATCTGAAATTATCAACGGTAAGCAACAGATTAGTAAAGCACAAGCGAAAGCATTGGGTGAATTTTTCCAAATTGATGCTGAGTTGTTTATAGATTGA
- a CDS encoding FtsW/RodA/SpoVE family cell cycle protein, translating into MNLTRLIPIFDNSVTSWAVEARLLRWLTLIWLFFGLIVLYSASYPVADARHGDGLYYFKRQIIWVLVSLVIFNFIVNLPLRKILRVSHWFLGVFLLLIFVTLVPGLGKKAFDAARWIAIGPIPIQPSELIKPFLVLQSARLFGQWEQIPWRVRLTWIGIFCLVLLGILAQPNLSTTALCGMTIWLIALAAGLPYKYLGGTAIGGVLLALLSISIKEYQRKRVMSFLNPWADATGDGYQLVQSLLAVGSGQTWGAGYGFSQQKQFFLPIQDTDFIFAVFAEEFGFVGGVALLLMLAVFTTLGLIVALKAKNPTNRLVAIGVTIVMIGQSLLHIAVATGALPTTGLPLPMFSYGGNSMIASLVAAALLIRVARESNEAEVVPLRRNPSRRKLHNR; encoded by the coding sequence GTGAATCTAACTCGACTGATTCCCATTTTTGATAATTCCGTTACTAGCTGGGCTGTAGAGGCGCGACTACTCCGCTGGTTAACCTTGATTTGGCTATTTTTTGGGTTAATTGTGCTGTACTCCGCATCTTACCCAGTTGCCGACGCGCGTCACGGTGACGGATTATATTACTTCAAACGTCAGATTATCTGGGTGTTAGTTTCCCTAGTTATCTTTAACTTTATTGTGAATCTGCCGTTACGCAAAATTTTGCGGGTATCCCATTGGTTTTTAGGAGTATTTTTACTGTTAATTTTCGTTACCCTCGTTCCAGGGTTGGGTAAAAAAGCTTTTGATGCAGCACGTTGGATAGCCATCGGCCCCATTCCCATTCAACCTTCCGAATTAATTAAACCCTTTTTAGTGCTACAAAGCGCCAGACTCTTTGGACAATGGGAACAAATACCTTGGCGAGTTCGCTTGACTTGGATAGGGATTTTTTGTTTGGTACTCTTAGGAATTCTTGCCCAGCCTAACTTAAGTACAACTGCACTTTGCGGGATGACGATTTGGCTAATTGCTTTAGCTGCTGGATTACCTTATAAATACTTAGGTGGAACAGCGATCGGCGGAGTATTATTAGCTTTACTCAGTATTAGCATCAAAGAATATCAGCGCAAACGGGTGATGTCCTTTCTCAATCCTTGGGCAGATGCGACAGGCGACGGCTACCAATTAGTTCAAAGTTTATTAGCTGTCGGTTCTGGACAAACTTGGGGCGCTGGCTATGGCTTTTCTCAGCAAAAACAGTTTTTCTTACCCATTCAAGATACCGACTTTATTTTCGCCGTCTTCGCTGAAGAGTTTGGTTTTGTGGGCGGTGTCGCCCTCCTGCTGATGTTAGCAGTGTTTACCACTTTAGGATTAATTGTGGCACTGAAAGCTAAAAACCCAACTAATCGATTAGTGGCGATCGGTGTGACAATTGTCATGATTGGACAATCTTTATTACATATTGCTGTTGCTACAGGCGCTTTGCCAACGACAGGCTTACCTTTACCAATGTTTAGTTACGGTGGTAATTCCATGATTGCCAGTTTAGTTGCTGCTGCATTGCTAATTCGGGTAGCCAGGGAAAGTAACGAAGCGGAAGTAGTACCTTTACGCAGAAATCCGTCGCGGCGAAAGTTACATAACAGGTGA
- a CDS encoding class I SAM-dependent DNA methyltransferase produces MLNISQLESSLWEAADQLRANSKLNANEYSMPVLGLIFLRHATNRFNAVQVEIEKGLSSRGGKKRPITKDDFKGKSAIFLPEEAQYDRILNLAENADIGKAINAAMKAIEDETQMLQGVLPKEYTSFEQDLLYNLVRIFDREELRKATGDVFGRIYEYFLNKFAMSGAQEGGEFFTPPSLVRTIVNMIEPDRGNVLDPACGSAGMFVQTGHFVENRGEDAAAKITFYGQEKSDTNTRLARMNLAVHGLEGIIRQGNTFYDRWEELLGQCDFVMSNPPFNVDGVSPEKVKTDPRLFTEKKIPGIAAKTKAVSNANYLWIQYFYSYLNERGRAGFVMASSASDAGHGEKEIREELIATQAVDMIISIGTNFFYTKSLPCTLWFFDKGKPAQRQDKVLMIDARNVYRVVTRKIRDFSEEQLQNITAIAWLYRGQQERYLGLVGEYLNKTHQEATTIEGALIQLESPLVKLTQMLQTFSDTLGASLPLLKDLPEVEGLVAEDIANQNIETFRATLSELEAGILEFTAVRVGLISELQVHLAWFATQAESLSSNEAQKECAARFAEFIPQLKTLQKHINEVHKVGTRAVELAEKKLEARKQDVWDGKEVKKQRDALDIVRDEAIFAIKSTLYVKAQVTWLQSRFPEAVFVDVSGLCKVVTRDEITQQDSSLTPGRYVGVTALDGEDKEDFEERMREIHLELASLNEEAVELAASIAANFEELML; encoded by the coding sequence ATGCTCAATATCAGTCAACTTGAATCTTCCCTGTGGGAAGCCGCAGACCAACTCCGCGCTAACTCAAAACTCAATGCCAATGAATACAGTATGCCCGTACTGGGGCTAATTTTTCTTCGCCATGCGACAAATCGCTTCAATGCTGTACAAGTGGAGATTGAAAAGGGTTTATCCTCGCGGGGTGGAAAAAAACGCCCAATTACCAAAGATGACTTTAAAGGCAAGTCAGCGATTTTCTTACCAGAAGAGGCTCAATACGATCGCATCTTGAATTTGGCAGAAAATGCAGATATTGGCAAGGCGATCAATGCAGCGATGAAAGCTATTGAAGATGAAACTCAGATGTTGCAGGGGGTGTTACCGAAGGAGTACACCAGTTTTGAGCAGGATTTACTGTATAACTTGGTGCGAATTTTTGACCGGGAGGAGTTACGGAAAGCCACGGGTGATGTGTTTGGGCGAATTTATGAGTATTTTCTGAATAAGTTTGCTATGAGTGGCGCACAGGAAGGAGGCGAATTTTTTACACCGCCTTCTTTGGTACGCACCATTGTAAATATGATTGAACCTGACCGGGGAAATGTCTTAGACCCTGCTTGCGGTAGTGCGGGTATGTTTGTGCAGACGGGACATTTTGTGGAAAATCGCGGTGAGGATGCAGCTGCAAAGATTACCTTTTACGGACAGGAAAAATCGGATACTAACACCCGTTTGGCGCGAATGAATTTAGCGGTTCACGGGTTAGAAGGGATAATTCGCCAGGGTAATACTTTTTATGATCGCTGGGAAGAGTTGCTGGGTCAATGTGATTTTGTCATGTCTAACCCACCGTTTAATGTCGATGGTGTGAGTCCAGAGAAGGTGAAGACTGACCCCCGGCTGTTTACTGAAAAAAAGATACCGGGAATTGCTGCTAAAACTAAAGCGGTAAGCAATGCAAATTACCTCTGGATACAGTATTTTTACAGTTATTTAAATGAGCGAGGTAGAGCCGGGTTTGTAATGGCGAGTTCGGCATCGGATGCGGGACATGGGGAAAAGGAGATTCGAGAGGAGTTAATCGCCACTCAAGCGGTGGATATGATTATCTCGATTGGGACGAACTTTTTTTACACAAAATCGCTACCTTGTACTTTGTGGTTTTTTGACAAGGGAAAACCAGCACAACGCCAAGACAAAGTATTGATGATTGATGCGCGGAATGTTTACCGAGTAGTGACGCGCAAAATCCGCGATTTTAGTGAAGAACAACTCCAGAATATCACGGCGATCGCTTGGTTGTATCGCGGTCAGCAGGAACGTTATTTAGGGTTGGTGGGGGAATATTTAAATAAGACGCACCAAGAAGCGACGACTATTGAAGGTGCGTTGATACAGCTAGAGTCACCGTTAGTTAAGTTGACGCAGATGTTGCAGACTTTTAGTGATACTCTTGGGGCTTCGCTTCCTTTATTGAAGGATTTACCGGAAGTTGAGGGATTAGTCGCTGAAGATATCGCTAATCAAAATATAGAGACTTTCCGCGCTACTTTGTCTGAGTTGGAAGCGGGGATTCTAGAATTTACTGCGGTAAGAGTTGGTTTAATTAGTGAGTTACAAGTGCATCTTGCATGGTTTGCAACTCAAGCTGAGTCACTTTCTAGTAATGAAGCGCAAAAAGAATGTGCAGCAAGGTTTGCAGAATTTATTCCCCAATTGAAAACTCTGCAAAAGCACATCAACGAAGTGCATAAAGTCGGTACTCGCGCTGTGGAACTGGCGGAGAAAAAATTAGAAGCGCGGAAACAGGATGTTTGGGATGGGAAGGAAGTTAAAAAACAACGTGATGCACTGGATATAGTGCGAGATGAAGCTATTTTTGCTATTAAGTCTACGCTGTATGTGAAAGCACAAGTTACTTGGTTACAATCTCGCTTTCCCGAAGCGGTGTTTGTGGATGTATCAGGGTTGTGTAAAGTGGTAACGCGGGATGAAATAACCCAGCAGGATAGTAGTTTAACACCTGGGCGTTATGTGGGTGTGACGGCTTTGGATGGGGAAGATAAGGAAGATTTTGAGGAGAGAATGCGGGAAATTCATTTAGAGTTGGCGAGTTTGAATGAGGAAGCGGTGGAGTTAGCGGCGAGTATTGCGGCGAATTTTGAGGAGTTAATGTTATGA
- a CDS encoding FHA domain-containing protein has protein sequence MKIQLTWRDPNTGNRTEQFLETPVAIGRQFSTMPQQSVSVIVIADDLIADYHAFIDWQNQELIIINQSINNTLKINGVQLTNGILQNGDRIQIGNCEIVVSCVSPTWECDRMIGFLFKRRCGRNDNTNCPDCNAFYDDDYAYYPEYGSYRYWGSSYYHDRDNYSYNPETGNVDFTEADAISLENERDSDFETNMGAS, from the coding sequence TTGAAAATACAGTTAACTTGGAGAGATCCAAATACAGGCAATCGCACAGAACAATTCTTAGAAACACCAGTAGCTATTGGCAGACAATTTTCTACAATGCCACAACAAAGTGTTTCCGTAATTGTCATTGCAGATGACTTAATAGCAGATTACCATGCTTTCATTGATTGGCAAAATCAAGAGTTAATAATTATTAATCAAAGTATAAATAACACTCTCAAAATTAATGGTGTGCAGTTAACTAATGGTATTTTGCAAAATGGCGATCGCATTCAAATTGGCAATTGTGAAATAGTCGTCAGCTGTGTCAGTCCCACCTGGGAATGCGATCGCATGATAGGCTTTTTATTTAAACGCCGTTGTGGACGCAATGACAACACAAACTGCCCTGACTGTAATGCGTTTTATGATGATGATTATGCTTATTATCCCGAATATGGTAGTTATCGTTATTGGGGTAGTAGTTATTATCATGACCGCGATAACTATTCCTACAACCCCGAAACAGGTAATGTAGACTTTACCGAAGCTGATGCCATAAGTTTAGAAAACGAAAGAGATAGTGATTTTGAAACTAATATGGGAGCAAGTTAA
- a CDS encoding glycosyltransferase family 4 protein — protein sequence MNQSKIAYISFDTVPAPKGAAIHITAFSRALAAAFDGIQLVTVSPTLECINEQEIYPQVIQTTLSACGDNLIQRILYFRHLLSVWLQNKQFEVIHIRSIYEGFMIAQHKQKYCNQLIFEVNGLPSIELKYRYPNVVDDRELLHKLYTQEQICLAAADLIITPSSVTSQYLQNRGVPVNKIRVIPNGVDLDVFTYYESIGKSNNNFLQLIYFGTLSPWQGVNLAIEALALLNRDIPANLTIIGQARNDQIKIIKQLAVKLGIGDKLKILEPISQQELVKYIHTADVILAPLTPNDRNLVQGCCPLKILEGMATGTPVIASDLSVVRELGEDGVHFLLVKPSSAKAIKDAVLRLQSEPELATQLAANARNRIEKHYTWKRAGEALIAAYTELGIKSSITV from the coding sequence ATGAATCAATCAAAAATAGCATATATCTCCTTTGATACTGTGCCAGCACCAAAGGGAGCCGCAATTCATATTACAGCTTTTTCTAGAGCATTGGCAGCAGCCTTTGATGGCATTCAGTTAGTAACGGTTTCTCCAACATTAGAATGTATAAATGAACAAGAAATTTATCCGCAAGTGATACAAACAACGTTATCAGCTTGCGGCGATAATTTGATTCAGCGAATTTTGTATTTTCGTCATTTGTTAAGTGTATGGTTACAAAATAAGCAATTTGAAGTAATACATATTCGTTCAATTTATGAAGGATTTATGATTGCCCAACACAAACAAAAATATTGCAATCAGTTAATTTTTGAAGTTAATGGTTTACCTTCTATAGAGTTAAAATATCGTTATCCAAATGTTGTTGATGATCGAGAGCTTTTACATAAGTTATATACTCAAGAGCAAATTTGTTTAGCAGCCGCAGATTTAATTATCACACCTAGCAGTGTGACTTCTCAATATTTACAAAATCGTGGTGTACCAGTTAATAAAATTCGTGTGATTCCTAATGGCGTAGATTTAGATGTATTTACCTACTATGAAAGCATAGGAAAATCTAACAATAATTTCCTACAACTTATATACTTTGGTACACTTTCACCGTGGCAAGGTGTAAATTTAGCAATTGAAGCGTTAGCTTTACTCAATCGGGATATTCCAGCTAATTTAACTATAATTGGACAAGCCAGAAATGACCAAATCAAAATTATCAAACAACTGGCTGTCAAATTAGGAATTGGAGATAAACTCAAGATATTAGAACCAATATCACAGCAAGAATTAGTTAAATATATTCACACTGCTGATGTAATTTTGGCACCTTTAACACCCAACGATCGCAACTTAGTTCAAGGTTGCTGTCCCCTAAAAATTTTAGAAGGGATGGCGACAGGAACACCTGTAATTGCTAGTGATTTATCAGTAGTCAGAGAACTAGGCGAAGATGGCGTACATTTTTTGTTAGTTAAACCAAGTTCAGCCAAAGCTATTAAAGATGCAGTGTTGCGGTTGCAAAGTGAACCAGAATTAGCAACTCAACTAGCTGCAAATGCTAGAAATAGAATAGAAAAACATTACACTTGGAAGCGTGCAGGTGAAGCTTTAATTGCAGCTTATACAGAATTAGGCATCAAAAGTTCAATCACAGTTTGA
- a CDS encoding DUF4351 domain-containing protein, producing MSFDNVCKLLAEKHPGDFIRWLIAEESTDVKVLKTELSLEPIRADSVTFLQTANKILHIEFQTLTQSNPAVSFRMLDYSVRLKRQYKCPVVQVVIFLQETDDEIAFTEQYLDDTTIHRYRVVRMWEQDSDLFLNNLNLLPLATLSRTDSPPALLSQVAEKVAKILDRETKQNIAGYTEILAGLRFDKTLIRQMLSEDIMQESVIYQDILQKGQEQGKKQEAFSLSMSLLEERFGEIDDSIFQKVQALKIGQLEALCRALFRISEVNNLVAWLDEQESI from the coding sequence GTGAGTTTTGATAACGTATGTAAACTTTTAGCAGAAAAACATCCAGGAGATTTTATCAGATGGTTAATCGCTGAAGAATCTACAGATGTTAAAGTATTAAAAACCGAATTAAGTTTAGAGCCAATTCGTGCAGATTCCGTTACATTTTTACAAACGGCTAACAAGATACTGCATATTGAATTTCAGACTTTAACACAGTCTAATCCTGCGGTTTCTTTCCGAATGTTAGATTATTCTGTGAGATTAAAGCGTCAATACAAGTGTCCAGTTGTCCAGGTAGTAATATTTTTGCAAGAGACGGATGATGAAATTGCTTTTACTGAACAATATCTGGATGACACAACTATACATCGCTATCGTGTAGTGCGGATGTGGGAGCAGGATTCAGACTTATTCCTCAATAATTTAAATTTATTGCCTCTAGCTACTCTGAGTCGCACAGATTCTCCCCCAGCTTTATTATCTCAGGTTGCCGAAAAAGTGGCTAAAATTTTAGATAGAGAGACAAAACAGAATATTGCCGGGTATACGGAAATTTTAGCTGGTTTGCGGTTTGACAAAACTTTGATTCGTCAAATGTTAAGTGAGGATATTATGCAAGAGTCGGTTATTTATCAGGATATTTTACAGAAGGGACAAGAACAGGGAAAAAAACAAGAAGCTTTTTCTTTGTCTATGTCTCTGTTGGAAGAACGTTTTGGTGAGATTGATGATTCAATTTTTCAAAAAGTTCAAGCTTTGAAAATTGGACAATTAGAGGCTTTATGTCGCGCACTTTTCAGAATATCTGAGGTGAATAATTTAGTTGCTTGGTTGGATGAACAAGAAAGTATTTGA
- a CDS encoding restriction endonuclease subunit S, with protein sequence MSNELPLGGSRLVPEGWTLYSIDEIKADEKYSCVAGPFGSSISSKYFTETGVPIIRGNNLKNNLTKFVAQDFAFVSEERAKKYLPQHVKAGDLVFTCWGTIGQVGLIPQDGPYPEYIISNKQLKLRVNPDLANNLFVFYYLSSKEGVEHIRSRAIGSAVPGINLGILKSIKIALPSLSTQQSITEILSSYDRLIDNNNRRIALLEESIHLLYKEWFVRSRFPGYESVKLVDGIPEGWSYQPLEEVCELIMGQSPPSEFYNTSEQGLPFHQGVSNFGNRFVTHEIYCTQLNRIAEAGDILCSVRAPVGRLNITLDKIIIGRGLSAIRNRYGYQSFQYYQLKTHFFQEDIIGSGAIFASVTKKQLSEQLMLVPSGEIVNKFENISKWIDKQITNLYLQTQRLKQARDLLLPRLMNGSIAV encoded by the coding sequence ATGAGTAATGAGCTTCCACTGGGAGGAAGTAGGCTAGTTCCAGAAGGATGGACTCTCTACTCAATTGATGAAATTAAGGCTGATGAAAAATATTCTTGCGTAGCGGGGCCTTTTGGTTCTAGTATTAGCAGCAAGTATTTTACAGAGACTGGTGTACCTATTATTAGGGGAAATAACCTTAAAAATAACTTGACAAAGTTTGTAGCTCAAGATTTTGCTTTTGTATCAGAAGAGAGGGCAAAAAAGTATTTACCTCAACACGTAAAAGCTGGCGACCTTGTATTTACTTGTTGGGGAACTATTGGTCAAGTTGGTTTGATTCCACAAGATGGCCCTTACCCAGAATATATTATCTCTAATAAACAACTAAAGTTACGAGTCAACCCGGATTTAGCTAATAACTTGTTTGTTTTCTATTACCTTTCCTCAAAAGAAGGAGTTGAACATATACGCAGTAGAGCAATTGGTTCTGCTGTTCCTGGGATTAATTTAGGCATTCTTAAGTCAATAAAAATTGCTTTACCTTCCCTTTCAACACAACAAAGTATTACTGAAATCCTCTCAAGTTACGATCGCCTCATCGACAACAACAACCGCCGAATAGCACTGCTGGAAGAGTCCATCCACCTGCTTTACAAAGAATGGTTTGTGCGATCGCGCTTCCCTGGCTACGAGTCAGTGAAGCTAGTTGATGGCATTCCAGAGGGGTGGAGTTATCAACCTCTTGAAGAAGTTTGCGAACTGATAATGGGGCAAAGTCCACCATCTGAATTTTATAATACCTCTGAGCAAGGACTTCCTTTCCATCAAGGTGTTTCAAACTTTGGTAATCGCTTTGTTACTCATGAAATATATTGCACTCAACTAAATAGAATAGCGGAGGCTGGAGATATTCTTTGTAGTGTGCGTGCGCCGGTTGGTCGTTTAAATATTACTCTTGATAAAATCATCATTGGACGAGGTTTATCTGCTATACGAAATCGTTATGGATATCAATCATTCCAGTATTATCAGTTGAAAACTCACTTTTTCCAAGAAGATATTATTGGAAGTGGAGCCATTTTTGCGTCGGTAACAAAAAAGCAACTTTCAGAACAGTTAATGCTGGTTCCGTCTGGAGAAATAGTTAATAAATTTGAAAATATTTCTAAATGGATAGACAAACAGATTACAAATCTTTATCTTCAAACTCAAAGACTTAAGCAAGCCCGCGATTTACTGCTTCCTCGCCTGATGAACGGAAGCATCGCCGTGTAG
- a CDS encoding DUF1822 family protein — MLQTTHRVDDLGIKLPITQAAFRIAQQFANQQPHPTKAEQVRLNTLAIWVVNDYLQMMEIPTNLSVGDSWNPIMQLCSNVADLEIASIGRLECRPMKLAEQVCSIPPETWEDRIGYVVVQIDESLQEANLLGFIQSVNNEFLPLHQLQPLEKLIDRIAQLKTSPVQTLVNLSQWLVGQVDAAWQTVESLRELLESRPNYAFRGSITTEESSIHQHPAPTKRAKLIDLGIQIANQPLMLIVEISPEPEMKTSIRLQLHPTRNQVYLPEGVKLTVLDESGEIFLEAQARSADNYIQLQFRGEIQEKFSVAISLNDMSIQEHFMI, encoded by the coding sequence ATGCTTCAAACCACCCATAGAGTAGATGATTTAGGTATCAAATTGCCCATTACTCAAGCAGCTTTTAGAATTGCCCAACAATTCGCCAATCAACAACCTCACCCCACCAAAGCAGAACAAGTGCGATTGAATACATTAGCTATATGGGTGGTAAATGACTATTTACAAATGATGGAAATTCCCACCAACCTCAGTGTTGGCGATAGTTGGAACCCGATAATGCAGTTATGTTCTAACGTAGCCGACCTAGAAATAGCCTCAATTGGTCGTCTGGAGTGTCGCCCGATGAAATTGGCCGAACAAGTATGTTCCATTCCCCCGGAAACTTGGGAAGACCGCATAGGTTATGTCGTAGTGCAAATAGATGAATCACTGCAAGAAGCAAATTTATTAGGTTTTATTCAGAGTGTAAATAATGAATTTCTACCTCTGCATCAACTACAACCTCTAGAAAAATTAATTGACCGTATTGCACAGTTGAAAACCTCTCCAGTCCAAACCCTAGTAAATTTAAGTCAATGGTTAGTCGGTCAAGTGGATGCGGCCTGGCAAACAGTGGAATCCTTACGAGAATTGTTAGAATCTAGACCTAATTATGCTTTTCGTGGTAGTATAACTACGGAAGAATCATCAATTCATCAGCACCCAGCACCCACCAAACGGGCAAAACTGATTGATTTGGGTATCCAAATAGCTAATCAACCCTTGATGCTAATTGTGGAAATAAGCCCAGAACCAGAGATGAAAACTAGTATTCGTTTGCAATTGCACCCAACAAGGAATCAAGTATATTTACCAGAAGGAGTCAAACTCACGGTATTGGATGAGTCAGGCGAAATCTTTTTGGAAGCCCAAGCCAGAAGTGCAGATAATTACATTCAATTGCAATTTCGGGGTGAAATCCAAGAAAAATTTAGTGTGGCAATATCTTTAAATGATATGAGTATTCAAGAACACTTTATGATTTGA